GCCCGCTTCAGGCTGGACAGGTCGCGCTCACCGATGCCCGGGAACTCCAGCAACGCGCGGTACATCATCGGCAGCGCGAAGATGCGGGTGATGCGCTCGCGCTCGATCAGGTCCAGCAGCGCACCCGGGTCGAAGCCGCGCTGCAGGTACACGGTCGCGCCCATCATCACCGCGGGCGTGCCGAAGCCGTTCAGCTGAGCGGTGTGGAACAGCGGCATCAGCGCGGCGATCCGCTCGTCCTTGTCCAGGCCGCTCTCCGCCGCGACCATCAGCGCCTCGAGGTAGATCGCGGTGTGGCTGCCGACGACGCCCTTCGGGAAGGACGTGGTGCCGCTGGTGTACAGGTAGCTGAGCGCGTCGCGGTCGTCCACGAAGAACTCCGGCTCGCGCGTGTCCCCTGTGTGCAGGTCCGCGAAGGTGCGCCAGTCGCGATCCGGCAGGCCCTGCTCGTACCGGCCGTCGGTTCCGTAGGCGACGATCACGTCGCGTACCGCGGGCACCTTCTCCAGCGCGGGCACCACGAGCGCCACCAGCTGCGCCTCCACGACGAGGCCGCGCGCCTCGGAGTGGTCCAGCACGTAGGCGATCTCGTCGGCCCGCCAGCCCAGGTTCATCGGCACGCACACCACGCCGAGCTTGGCGCAGGCCAAGTAGGTGACCATGAACTCGCAGCTGTTTCCCGACGCCAGCGCCAGCGTGTTACCGCGCGAATACCCTTGCGCGGCAAGGGCATTGGCGACATCGTTGACGCGGGCGTTCAGCTGCGCGTACGTCCAGCGTCGCTCGCCGTCGACGATCGCGAGCTGGTCCGGCATGCGGGCCGCCGTCCGGGTGAGGGCGTCGCCGACATTGACGCGGGTGATCAGGTTGGCGGCGAGTGCGGCGTCCATGACCGGACTCTGCCACCGATGCGCGCCGCGCGTAAGGTCGATCCGGTGACAGCGTTGTCGCGCCCCAGGGTCGGGCACATCCAGTTCCTCAACTGCCTGCCGATCTACTGGGGCCTGGTCCGCACCGGCGCGCTGTTGGACGTCGAGCTGACCAAGGACACCCCGGACCGGCTCAACGAGCTGCTCGTGGCCGGCGAGCTGGACATCGGCCCGATCTCGCTGGTGGAGTACCTGCGGCACGCCGACGAGTTGTTGCTGCTGCCCGGGCTGGCCGTCGGTTCGGACGGCCCGGTGCTGTCGGTGAACCTGGTCGCACAGGCACCGCTGGACACGCTGGACGGCAAACGGGTCGCGCTCGGGTCCACGTCGCGAACCTCGGTGCTGCTGGCCCGGATGTGGCTGGCCCAGGTCCATGGGGTGCACCCGG
This genomic stretch from Jatrophihabitans cynanchi harbors:
- a CDS encoding long-chain-fatty-acid--CoA ligase; its protein translation is MDAALAANLITRVNVGDALTRTAARMPDQLAIVDGERRWTYAQLNARVNDVANALAAQGYSRGNTLALASGNSCEFMVTYLACAKLGVVCVPMNLGWRADEIAYVLDHSEARGLVVEAQLVALVVPALEKVPAVRDVIVAYGTDGRYEQGLPDRDWRTFADLHTGDTREPEFFVDDRDALSYLYTSGTTSFPKGVVGSHTAIYLEALMVAAESGLDKDERIAALMPLFHTAQLNGFGTPAVMMGATVYLQRGFDPGALLDLIERERITRIFALPMMYRALLEFPGIGERDLSSLKRAAYAMAPMPDALLRACLDTFGCEFYLAFGQTEMSPVTTLFRPEHQLSHPGAVGTQVVNVQIEIMGPDGELLPRGQEGEIVYRGPQALNGYLKNPQATAEAFADGWFHSGDVGRLDPDGMLWFSDRYKDVIKSGGENVASIEVEKAIYAADPRVAEAVVVGLPHPRWTEAITAVVTAKPGERVDEASLLDAVKGHIAGFKAPKAVIVVDELPRTSTGKVQKNVVREQHAAHYTSTT